The following is a genomic window from Neodiprion pinetum isolate iyNeoPine1 chromosome 3, iyNeoPine1.2, whole genome shotgun sequence.
TTCTCTTTGAAATGCTAATagtaaaaacaaatattttatcaccCTAATCTACTGCTTGTGTCGTAGGTAATCTTCAAATGACACCGACTGATTATTTGATAAGGAAACCGATTTCGTTATTGTGTCACTGGCTGATAAGCAGTGCATGCATTTATACTGCGTAAACGCGGCTGGTGTACGTAGAGCGTTGTTATTGAAAGTCGTTAACGACCCTCCGTAGAATTGCACGTTTACCCAAATGCATTGCAAAGGGCGATGCCTGCATGCAGACCAGCTGTCTGGCAGAGCCAGACGTATTCACTAATCCCCTTTTTTCCACCCAGTGAATATTTACCTGCTGACTGCAGCGAAAGGGAGCTTTCCCCTAATCTGGTATGTCAAATAATAGAATATAGACTCACAGCCAGTCCTTGTTTTCAGACTTAACAATAAAATCGaccgaattaaaaaatcatacgATTCAGTTGAAGTTGCACCTTAATTTTCTTGACCATCTTTTGCATGATGcttaatggaaaaatatacataaagaatgactgttattattattattattattattgttagtataCAGTAACCGAGACACGGCTAGTTTCTGAGTTTTTACTGTGACGATTTCAGACTTGCATGATCCACGAACAACCAGAATTAAACAGTACTGAGTCTAGGTGAGGTTGCATATGTCAGCGTAGCGGTAGTGTGATAATAGGTTTAATAGAAAATTGTCTGAAAATAACACGAAGGAGTAGTAGGCATATAACAAGTTGTAAATCTGGGGAATTTAAGGTCATGCGGAACACCGCTGTGCCTAATTGAGTCAATCTACGGCAGCGTGGTCCGTGCCTGTGTAGGCCACGCTCTATTGTTATAGTTATTCGTAATATACTCATATACGGTTTACGGGCAACTGAGGCCAGCTCTACATGAGGTGCTAAACGCCCACGCATCCTTTTGCTCTCTTCCATACAAAAGCTAACTCCGTTTCTGATTTTGTATCCACGAGTTTCCGGCCGTCTCCGAATAgcgaattcaattatttttcaaaattaaccTCTTTGAATTCCATGGAAAAGTTCATCGAGCATGACaacgaatttaaatttatccACGGCAAGCTGCACAATATAATCACCGAAAATTCTCTGCACTTTTCTCAAAAAGCAAACAAGGAAATcgataaaatgaaacattACGGAGAAAGCAGAGTATTTGACGCATTTTTTTGACGCATACTCTACCGCGACCAAATGTTTCTGCTAAGGCTAGTGTGGAGCACATACGTGTACCGTAGGGATCTGTACTGATCTATAGATATGTACTTATACACCTATACGGAATACCTAGTTCGTGGGCGTCGGTTTCGGCTTGCGCTGACGACGTGGTTTTTACCAACCGTACAAAGTCCCTAGGCGCCTCCCCAGCAGCGTCGTTAATgtttttctcctccttttggtttacctttatttttcatagttAAACATCATAATACATGCGAGGTATTGCGTGTCGTCACCACACGCTACGCGTAAGGACATAACCGACGGCATCTCAGGCTGCAGGTTCCTCTCATGACGAATAACCAGTTCTCGCCTGCAACGAAAAATCCAATTAAACCTAATTAGAACGCGTGCTTGGATGAAAAGGAATGTGTTGCTCGGATTGTATTctaattaataaaattatcattcacGAACTAGATGCATGAACATGTTCACGATAAAATCATTTCTTCTCGGCGTGGTCGAGGCTCAGCGACGATTTATGGATCGATGTGTAAAACCTGCGCTGTGGTGCATTCGTCAGCTGCAGTAAACAGGGGACAGGCTCTCGCCTGTAACGTATTAGGAatagttggaaaaaaagaagaaataaacgaagaaatgaaaacacaAAGAAACCAGAGTCGTGCTGTTTTTCCGACCAAAATTTACAACTGTATTCCAACACCACCTGCACGATGGACGGTAGATATTGGTCGTATCGAGCTACTATCTTTTTAGCTACGTATTGAAATCGCATTAGATAAACTGAAGTCAGCGCCGCATTTGGCGTATCGGTAACGAATTTGTGAAGAGATAATGAAAACACTACGTGCAGCTTCGGTAGTGTGCAAGTGGGCTCGAACGCCTGGGTGAATTTAGGCGAGGTTGGCAGAACTGAGTGACGTCGGCCGACCTTATACGGGCGGACCAATGGGAAGCCGGCGTAGGGCGTTGCTCTCCCCCACTTTCTCACCCGTTCGAGGcttgaaaatctgtaacggGCGCCGGTGCCACCGCATTCGCATAAACGCTTCTCGGCTCTCGCGACGCGTACGAGCTTTCAGTTGTCAAGTAACAAGAGTTAGAGGCAATCCACCAGATCAACATGAGGGAGATCGTTCACATCCAGGCCGGTCAGTGCGGAAACCAAATTGGAGCTAAGGTGAGTTTATTATTCGCttgataaaatacaaattttttttcataagctTTCCAGGGGCTCTGTAGCCGTAGAACgtgacgaaaaagaaaaaaaattcattagcCTCTTCTTTGTATGCAACTACTCGGAGATAAAACTCTGGTTAAAACTGCTCAGTGTTTGTACACCGCGATAAATTTTCCACCAGTGCATGCCTCTGTGAAGTGAATTATAAATATCGGGGATACGCGCATTCGAAATTCCGTAAGAAAGTGGACGAGACTCGGGACGCGCCGGCAGCGGCCAAGAAGCTACGAGAAAGAATCAATTCGGGTATAATAGTATAGGAACGCCGGCCGGTCGGCGtcaggaattttttcacactttaAAGGAGAAACTTGACGAGACggaagaacaattttttacgcGTCAGATGCCGCGGCTTGCCGATATCCTCTCAAAGTCAACAATAATTCGTCCCTAGCAACAGATCTTATCTAGCAATCCGTCGCCGGCAAGTGTACTGTAACGTAAATGTACCATctttctcccccccccccccccccccccccccctcccccaccaAACTGTGTTGCCGCAACTGTTGAGTTGGCTGTCATGGCGACAGCGCCGGCCGGCGTAACGGTTTTTTTCCAACATCGCGGGTCGAAAGTTTGCGTTCAACTACCCGTCGAGACAGGCTAGAAACAGAGACCGTCTGCTGCGGTCGCTTATTCGGTGCATTTTCGCGGTCAAGCCGAGCTGTATCGACTCGGCACATTCGATCGGCTATTGGTAATATGCGTGGATTTCGGACAGGGTGTGGCTGAGGTGCGGATGCGATATTGCAGCATCGAGCGGCTGCGCACGCATCTCTTGTACCGTATTAGCTTTCCCTGCCACAGCGCTCCCATAGGTAGAACGTGGACGCTGTTgcggagagaaaaagagagagcgagagagagggagagagagaatatGAGATAAAATTGAGGAGCGAGCGAGAGCGAATATCGGCAAAGGCGTTCGTTCGTGCCACAGGGTCGTTCTTCCCGCGCTCTCTTGCTCGCTCGCTTGTTTCGTTGAACGCTGACAAAATAGCGTTTAGAACTTGTTTTATGTTGGCTTGCTTTCGGCGATTGATCGGCGTATTTGGACAAAATTTTCTGCCTCTCCGTCGGTCATTAATTTAGCTGTATTTTAACAAGTGGCGTCGAAGGACGATGTAGGCATGCACTTGTTTCATGACAAATGTCATTCCGGGAAGggtataaaatttgtaaattaacGCATGGTGGTATTTCTCCGTAaaacttgatgaaaaaaaaagatgggaGCTAAAAAAAACAGCAACCTAGCAGCGCGAGACCGAGTCACGTCATCGTTACCAAGTACAGGATTCAGAATAGTAAATTTTAGTACAAGGCCACCCAGCCTTGAGTCAGTGAACAGAATGAATACACGTCAATTATTAGTAATGAAGCATACGGAGTTTGTTATATCGAGAGTTTagttttatcgatttttaataGCCTtgattggaatttttatcgagTTTGATACTAGCCACTCCGAGTctgtttctcgtttttttacaaataaatacGCGATGCCTCCTCTGTCGGTTCCTATACTGGACACAACTTGGAAGTTATTTCACCATGTGAAATTTTGCTTGCGTTCCTCGGAGCAGCTGGTTATTGAGGACAAAGAAATGCCAGGTGTTAGGTGCTGAGGGTTTCATTTTCCGTTAGCTACTACCCTGACCGAAAACGTCTGCCTCGTTAACAGATCACACACGTACAGGGCTCCTGATATGAATGTATTGTTAGATTGACGTTTATTATCGAAGGGTCGTCATTTTGGTCTTGATATAGTTAATCGGTCGATGCATCTTGATAAAATTATGAACTAGTTATTTTCAACTAGATATATTTGTTATCGGCTCGATGAATTCCTCCAATATAAAGCTCCAAAAGTATTGCCCAAGGTGTTATTATGTGGTTCAATTCGTTGTTCCTAGAGTCGATGTCACTCTAATGAGGAATTTAAATTGACTCGAAAAATGTAATCTGTCTCAAATATCTCATACTTTGATGTTCTCTCTATAAGGCGAGAATTAAAATCGTTCAAATAATTGCTTTATAGCATATAAACATAGTAGCATTGGTTTTCACAATTTCACGACCTTTGTAGTTACTTATCATAGTATGTTCGTTCCTTGGTTGACTGGCACCACTTGTGTATTTCTTTTTGCACTCTATTCAGAACCATATATGCAGTCATAGGCATTGCGTAATAATGATGGCGAAATATAGCAAGAGGAGATAAAGTTCACCTGGGCCCTGATGCTAATTACCTGTTATGGCAATATGGGCATGATCATCATTTCTATATATAGCGGTGACATTGGTGACTCATGTCTACTTTATTATTCTCGGGCGGTAGAGGGGGATGACGTCCCACCGCACGATGCTCATATATGGTCAGCCATTAGGCTGCATAACTTGTTACCTAATACGAAATTCATAAGAAATTGGCTCGTTTTGGTTgagcaatgaaattaaaagGCAAATATGAAATAAGTTGAAAAGAAACCAAGTCACAGTTATCCCAGTAATCCAATTGATGCGTGATGCTTTTTACATTCCTGGGTTTCATTCATGACTAAATTTCTGCCTCTGAATCTGGTTCGGTGCTATTTATATTCGCAAAGTTATTATTTACCCTGCGAAACTGCTGCGGCCCGATGCATTTCCCGATTAGTCCGAGTTATGCTTTGCCGGTGTCGTTGAACTCCTGCCAGTCGAAGACGCTCCGTTGTTGCTCAGTCGAGTGTGTCAGATTGGCTAGTTGCTGCCTGGCTCTCGAGCGGATGAATAAATCactaattaaatttaatttgccGTTCGCCATAAGCTCCTTAGTAGTTTCCCTGTTATTTGCATTTATGAAAATACACAACGCTgtgtaattttctataaaGTAATTCCACACTCGCCGGATtactcttattgttagttgaaCCATATCGGTtgcgatgatgacgatgatgattcTTTCTATTGCTGGGGAaagagttttatttttaatcggAAGTTTTAATCAAATgcttgaataataattttttgtaaaatcatcCACGGATAAAGAATAAAGTTATAGACACAAGTGTTTGATAATTTGCGGAGATTTCACtggtttaaagaaaaaaaacgaaatattcAACTTTGTTACACGTGATGTAAGCTtagataagataaaaaaaaatccaccaTTAAACTGATGATAGAAGTTACAGGTTTCGTCGCTAGGGGCACATTTTAGGACTTTTAAGTATATGTGTGTTTACGTTTATGTGTTTACGCGTACGAATATAATAGAGtaggcggcaaatctagatgaaatggtgcactctgattggcctagcgctatcgcttataattcaaaaactatgcgtcggacgatcttccggaaaagaaattctcggttggattttaacgaggtattatgctggctagtccgtgggaggcaatttagggacaccctgtatatacatGGCACACGAACCAAACACAAATTCGAaaacaggtgatgagagaaattaatgacactGTAGTCAGGACGGCTAGGTGGTCTGGTGGAGTGAGGCTAAGCATCCCTAGATACcgggttcgattcctggctccgtcgttaatttttcaagtcacctgaaatatttgaatttgcaATTTCTATACTGATGATGTACGTTTGATTTCAGTTTTGGGAAATAATCAGTGACGAGCATGGAATTGACCCGACCGGCGCCTACCATGGAGACTCTGATCTTCAGCTGGAGAGGATCAACGTCTACTATAATGAGGCGTCAGGAGGAAAATACGTCCCTCGTGCGATCCTTGTTGATTTGGAGCCTGGTACCATGGACTCCGTGCGCTCGGGACCATTCGGTCAGATCTTCCGACCGGACAACTTCGTTTTCGGTCAGAGCGGTGCCGGAAACAACTGGGCGAAGGGTCACTACACCGAGGGTGCTGAGCTGGTGGACTCAGTTTTGGACGTGGTGAGGAAGGAGGCCGAGAGCTGCGATTGCCTGCAAGGCTTCCAGCTCACGCACTCTCTTGGAGGTGGAACCGGATCGGGAATGGGAACCTTGCTGATCTCAAAGATTCGCGAGGAATACCCCGACAGAATAATGAACACCTACTCGGTCGTACCGTCGCCAAAAGTATCCGACACCGTAGTCGAGCCCTACAACGCCACCCTCTCAGTCCACCAGTTGGTAGAAAACACCGACGAGACATACTGTATTGACAACGAAGCGCTGTACGACATCTGCTTCCGCACCTTGAAACTCTCGACCCCAACGTACGGTGACCTCAACCATCTAGTGTCCCTCACAATGTCCGGAGTTACGACCTGCCTCAGATTCCCGGGTCAGCTCAACGCCGATCTCCGCAAACTCGCCGTTAACATGGTTCCCTTCCCCCGTCTTCACTTCTTTATGCCCGGTTTCGCTCCCCTCACATCTCGCGGTAGCCAGCAGTACCGTGCGCTATCGGTACCCGAACTCACCCAGCAGATGTTCGACGCCAAGAACATGATGGCCGCCTGTGATCCACGTCACGGAAGGTACCTCACAGTCGCCGCGATATTCCGAGGAAGGATGTCGATGAAGGAGGTAGACGAGCAGATGTTGAACATCCAGAACAAGAACAGCTCGTACTTCGTCGAATGGATTCCCAACAACGTCAAGACCGCAGTGTGCGACATCCCGCCCCGTGGTCTCAAGATGTCGGCGACCTTCATCGGCAACTCGACTGCCATCCAGGAACTGTTCAAGCGAATTTCCGAACAGTTCACCGCCATGTTCAGGAGGAAGGCTTTCCTCCATTGGTACACCGGTGAGGGTATGGACGAGATGGAATTCACCGAGGCAGAGTCAAACATGAACGACTTGGTGTCCGAGTACCAACAGTACCAGGAAGCCACCGCTGACGAGGACGCCGAGTTCGATGAGGAACAGGAAGCCGAAGTTGACGAGAACTAAAGCGGTCGCCCTGGCCTTAGACACCCCAATCCCACCCATCCCTTATCCCTAAAAGCtgattgttcattttttacttttcctcTTATCgtcattataaatttttatttttccttcacaTCTTCCCTCTCAcctgttactattattattattattttttttttttcgctattTCCTCTATATACCGACTCGTTTGTTATCACACAACCATGACAGCAGCCAGGACGCGCCGCGCTTTACTACCTTCACCGTTTTCCTCCCAACTTCCCCTCTTGTCTTATCGCTCCTGTTCACCTGTACACAACacctgtataaaaaaaaaactcatacatacgtacgatgagttttttttttttttatgtaacgGTCCGGCGGAATGTTTTCTGTAAAGATCGACGACGCTTCTTGAGAGATACAGAGAAagcgtttgttttttttggttgttctttttttctcatcgttgaaaaaaaaataacaatacttTTCGCAATAAAGacatcattaaaaataataattgaataattgttttttttttttgaaggtTGCATTATTTCGTCAATTCTTTCGCCTTTACAACTTATATACAAAACGTTTAACGTATAGCAAAAAAGACAGGCGCGCTTGTCAGCCAGCTTTATTAATATTGGGGAAAAAAGGTCCTCTTCTATTTGGTACTTTAgttgtacgtataaatatattgtatatttctCTGTTGTAAAAATCAGCAACACATTCCGAATAAAACTATATAGGTATCGTTACTATCGTGTAACAAAGACTGACGCCTTGTGTTTTGTACTTttctcttcgtcttcttcgtaagctttttttttcatgaatgtATTAATTCTGGTTGCTTTAGCGCGTCTTGTATTTACCACCCTACAATTGTAGTATCGTCAGCGAGATTGCCACAAtcttataataaattattatgaaataaaaaatacattttattaacACGTAATTACTATACATTATTAATCACAGTAATAAGTTACTCTCCCGTTTGTCCTACCTATTCCCTAACTATATACAAAGTCATCCTTCGAATCCTGAGTGTCCGTTTCACCtaattaaataatgattaattaattcaactaTTACGTCCTGTTCATACAAAAACTCTTGTCCGTGTTACCATATGCAATTTTCTTATCTTCGATTTTTGTAAAAGATCTCTCAAATCGAGTTTCCTTCtattatttatactttttctttatcttaCGATGCAAAAATATGATATCAAAATAGAAACAAGTTTTGGTGCACTAGCCTTCTGGACGATCATGCGATCTTAGGTCTTTATTAAAATTCCTTGGAGTATGTCAGTTACAAATTAAGTGTGAATTCATATGTTCTTTGCTTTCCGCCTTTTAGCATGAACCATAAAATTTTCTACTACAACGAGCAATTTCATAAAACTGACGAAGTAATATAATGTCTAGTGAATCCTGAGATTTGAGCAATGAACTATGGCAGCCGAAATCTGGATTATCaatcaaaatttatcgagATGTGTAagtattgaaagaaatttattaatgaatatttaatacATTAATTAAGTAAAATGGGATTTTGGGGAATGTGAATGTCTCGACGAACAAATGTGAAAACTTTTTGCACGCATAGTTGAAGATGAGTTGCATAATTGCGGTAAGTAAAAGAATTTACGTCCGATCAATACAATTATGGATGTAATTTGGGATATTTCGATTATTATATTTCCAGCGCAACCAGTTGTGTAATTTCTGAGTTGTGCATTTTAATTCACGATCAGCGAAGTGAATCATTGCAAGTTTCACATGTTCTTCCATGAATGTACTGTATGTGGCGAGGGGTTATTTACTTGGTAAGCCCTATGTACGCTGGGCTCCGAAGTCTTCTCAATTTTTTGGAAGTCACTTGGAATTATACTTAGTTTTCCGGCATCTTGAAGTCATCGGAAGTCATTGATAGTCAATGGAAGTCATTGGAAGTATTTGGAAATAAAGTAGCGGTAGTCAATGAAAATCTCATTATTATACGTCATAATCCTTCTCAGTTTGTGATAAAACCaaagtcaagttgaaaaaaggtgttatgtataattatattgagTGTGGTAAAAAAGATATTTGTTTTAATTCCGTGCACTTCACGCGATCGAGCCCTGGACCTGGCACTCGACACTATAACATCCAGCAGTAAACTACCAGCAAAATCTCGAGCAAAATCCATAATCCGGCGAGGACGACCCCAGAGTTATTTAGTTCAACTTTCTATATTCGCACCACGGGCATCGCACTACGATATAAGCATTGAGATAGTCATAAACTACATTAGTGAAGACGTTTTTACGATGACTTAGAATTAAATCCACGTAGTGGTTATTGAGTTATTGGCTCTTGAAATTACTTCCTGAAGCAGCGTTTAAATTACTCAGGAAATGTGTAGAATTACTGGAAGTCGACTGAAGTTAATTGGAATCAATTAGAGGGACGGTAGTTTTTGAAAGTCATTGGATGTCATTGGTAGCTAATTGAAGTCCTTGGTAGTCTTTGGAAGCAATTCGGAGCCACTGGAGGTCACTATGAAGTCTTAGGTTTGTAATCTGGAAGTCATTGGAAGTGTTTGGCCGTCATTGGTAAGCAATGGGAATCCTTGGAAGTCCTTGGAAGCTAATTCTATACTCAAATTTGAAGTGAATAGATCTTCGGTACACAGTCCTTACGTTAAGCTACTTGGAAATCGGTGCATTTTTCACATCGACAGCAGTCGACAATAATTCTGaaaaggtataaaattttaatagtAAGAATGTGTGGCACTTTAATCGAAGTTTATTTAACCTTGGCAGCTTAGCACCTGACGATACGAATGCCAAGTTCACGTTCCATTATTCAcctgattaaaaaattaatcaagttGAGGTTTCAATAAAAGTTCCAATGGCAAAACTTTTATCGAGAAGTGTTCTGCGTCAAGAATTCATTATCAAAGTTGGTTGAATTACAGTGATAGTTATTTCGTGTTTGCAATTCGAAATGCTCGAATGTTTTTGCAAATTGAAAGCAACAAGAATTTCTCCAAAAAATTGACAGTATTTAGGTTTAATTTCGaatatcggtaaaaattcTGCAGTTGCTATACGCCTGGATGTTGTTTGTCCGTACGTAGGTATGACGCACAGGTTGCAGACAATTAGGCGTTGCGGCCTTGGTAT
Proteins encoded in this region:
- the LOC124213643 gene encoding tubulin beta-1 chain gives rise to the protein MREIVHIQAGQCGNQIGAKFWEIISDEHGIDPTGAYHGDSDLQLERINVYYNEASGGKYVPRAILVDLEPGTMDSVRSGPFGQIFRPDNFVFGQSGAGNNWAKGHYTEGAELVDSVLDVVRKEAESCDCLQGFQLTHSLGGGTGSGMGTLLISKIREEYPDRIMNTYSVVPSPKVSDTVVEPYNATLSVHQLVENTDETYCIDNEALYDICFRTLKLSTPTYGDLNHLVSLTMSGVTTCLRFPGQLNADLRKLAVNMVPFPRLHFFMPGFAPLTSRGSQQYRALSVPELTQQMFDAKNMMAACDPRHGRYLTVAAIFRGRMSMKEVDEQMLNIQNKNSSYFVEWIPNNVKTAVCDIPPRGLKMSATFIGNSTAIQELFKRISEQFTAMFRRKAFLHWYTGEGMDEMEFTEAESNMNDLVSEYQQYQEATADEDAEFDEEQEAEVDEN